In one window of Bacillota bacterium DNA:
- a CDS encoding alpha/beta hydrolase, with product MYCEVAGGRISYEVQGEGELLVLIHGGCLDRRMWDDQFAVFDLWKAPVTSQKINPPAMGRPGAIKAPTLVVVGEGDVPDILRIAEILQNGIPGATRVIIPGTGHMLNMQKPPEFNRIVLDFLTGLSQEATR from the coding sequence GTGTACTGCGAAGTCGCGGGGGGCCGCATCTCCTACGAGGTGCAGGGCGAGGGAGAACTCCTCGTCCTGATCCACGGCGGTTGCCTCGACAGGCGCATGTGGGATGACCAGTTCGCCGTCTTTGATCTGTGGAAGGCACCGGTCACGTCTCAGAAGATCAATCCCCCTGCCATGGGGCGGCCCGGTGCTATCAAAGCTCCCACGCTCGTCGTGGTGGGCGAGGGGGACGTCCCCGATATCCTGCGTATCGCAGAGATCCTGCAGAATGGGATTCCCGGGGCGACCAGGGTCATCATCCCCGGCACGGGTCACATGCTGAACATGCAGAAGCCCCCCGAGTTTAACCGCATCGTGCTCGACTTCCTCACGGGCCTCAGCCAGGAGGCCACAAGGTGA
- a CDS encoding 5-formyltetrahydrofolate cyclo-ligase yields MASPRSPASSAGGAATARTPVARGSDEIVRERAELRRRVLAQRLALAPEEVVALSERVKSHLLSHPVWQVSRVVLGYASFRQEVDTFPLLADAVASGKELALPRVDRKRRVLDLLRVRDLAADLVPGYQGILEPDPGRCPPVDAALVDLVLVPGVVFDRRGFRLGYGGGYYDRLLGYLPRAVRVGLAFSLQVVDQLPVLPHDLPVDILVTEGGPLDIRRARSSRNDVSRWW; encoded by the coding sequence ATGGCTTCTCCGAGGTCACCGGCTAGCTCGGCGGGTGGAGCGGCAACTGCCCGCACTCCTGTTGCCCGGGGTAGCGATGAAATCGTGCGGGAACGGGCCGAGCTCCGGCGCCGGGTCCTCGCGCAGCGCCTGGCACTTGCTCCTGAGGAGGTCGTGGCGCTCAGCGAGCGGGTAAAGAGCCATCTGCTGTCCCATCCGGTATGGCAGGTGAGCCGGGTGGTTCTGGGTTATGCGTCTTTCCGGCAAGAAGTAGATACCTTTCCCTTGCTGGCGGACGCGGTCGCCAGCGGCAAAGAACTGGCGCTCCCCCGGGTAGACAGGAAGCGGAGGGTTCTTGACCTCCTGCGTGTGCGCGACCTGGCTGCCGATCTCGTGCCGGGTTATCAGGGGATTCTGGAGCCCGACCCGGGCCGCTGCCCGCCGGTGGATGCCGCTCTCGTAGACCTCGTGCTGGTACCGGGCGTGGTTTTTGACCGCCGCGGCTTCCGGCTGGGCTACGGGGGAGGGTATTATGACCGGCTCCTGGGCTACCTGCCGCGGGCCGTACGGGTGGGCCTGGCGTTCTCCCTGCAGGTAGTGGACCAGCTGCCCGTGCTGCCCCATGATCTCCCCGTGGACATCCTGGTTACCGAAGGAGGCCCCCTTGACATCAGAAGAGCGCGATCATCCCGAAATGACGTGAGCAGATGGTGGTGA
- a CDS encoding secondary thiamine-phosphate synthase enzyme YjbQ, which translates to MQLEVQTHARAEMVDITASVDEVVRRVRVPEGACMVFCPHTTAGVLVTENTDPAVLSDILAQLDRLVPVAGPYQHREGNAHAHIKAALVGSSVLVPVSGGQLSLGTWQGIFLAEFDGPRRRRLRVEVLPVISPPAGA; encoded by the coding sequence GTGCAGCTTGAGGTTCAAACCCACGCCCGGGCCGAGATGGTGGACATCACCGCCTCCGTGGACGAGGTGGTCCGGCGCGTGCGCGTGCCGGAGGGGGCATGCATGGTATTCTGCCCCCATACCACAGCGGGTGTCCTGGTGACGGAGAACACAGACCCGGCGGTCCTCTCCGACATTCTCGCCCAGCTGGACCGGCTGGTCCCGGTCGCGGGGCCGTACCAGCACCGGGAAGGGAACGCCCACGCCCACATCAAGGCTGCCCTGGTGGGTTCGAGCGTGCTGGTACCGGTGTCCGGAGGCCAGCTTTCCCTGGGGACGTGGCAGGGTATATTCCTGGCCGAATTTGACGGACCGCGGCGCCGACGCCTTCGGGTCGAGGTGTTGCCCGTCATCTCACCCCCGGCGGGCGCGTGA